One Thermococcus sp. EP1 DNA window includes the following coding sequences:
- the thpR gene encoding RNA 2',3'-cyclic phosphodiesterase — protein sequence MRAFIAIEINDEVRQKLVEVQERIKKAKAAKIKFVEPENLHLTLKFLGEITEEQAEDIKRILESIAKEHPKHEVNVKGIGVFPSYNYVRVIWAGIEGDEIIKKIAQKIDNALFNLGFKREKNFVSHVTIGRVKFVKDKVELMLVLKELAAQEFGRFNVEAIELKKSTLTPKGPIYETLARFELQD from the coding sequence ATGAGGGCTTTTATAGCCATCGAGATAAATGATGAAGTCAGACAAAAGTTAGTTGAGGTTCAAGAAAGGATAAAAAAAGCTAAGGCTGCAAAAATTAAGTTCGTTGAGCCAGAAAACCTCCATCTTACTTTAAAATTCTTAGGAGAAATAACAGAGGAACAAGCAGAAGATATTAAAAGGATTCTTGAATCTATTGCAAAGGAACATCCCAAACATGAGGTTAATGTAAAGGGGATAGGGGTCTTTCCTAGTTACAATTATGTACGAGTTATCTGGGCAGGGATTGAGGGAGATGAAATTATAAAAAAGATTGCTCAGAAAATAGACAATGCTCTTTTTAACCTTGGATTTAAAAGGGAGAAAAATTTTGTCTCTCACGTTACAATAGGAAGAGTAAAATTTGTAAAGGACAAAGTAGAGCTTATGTTAGTCTTAAAAGAGCTTGCTGCTCAGGAATTTGGTCGTTTTAATGTTGAGGCAATAGAACTTAAAAAGAGTACTTTAACCCCCAAAGGCCCAATATATGAAACTCTTGCAAGATTTGAGCTTCAAGATTAG
- the deoC gene encoding deoxyribose-phosphate aldolase — translation MNIAKYIDHTNLKSYATKEDIIKLCEEAKKYGFYAVCVNPYRVKLAKEHLKGTDIKVASVIGFPLGATPTEVKVFEAKKALENGADELDMVINIGALKDKDYEYVKKDIEDVTKVAHEKGAIVKVIIETCYLTEEEKEIACKLAVEAGADFVKTSTGFGTGGATIEDVKLMRKIVGEKVGVKAAGGIRTYKQAIEMIRAGANRIGTSSGVKIVEGARNE, via the coding sequence ATGAACATTGCCAAATATATTGACCATACAAACCTAAAATCTTATGCAACTAAGGAAGATATAATAAAACTATGTGAAGAAGCGAAGAAGTATGGATTTTATGCAGTCTGTGTAAATCCATATAGAGTAAAACTAGCAAAAGAGCACCTCAAAGGTACAGATATCAAGGTAGCAAGTGTAATAGGGTTCCCTCTAGGAGCAACACCCACAGAAGTAAAGGTTTTTGAAGCAAAAAAAGCTCTCGAAAATGGAGCAGATGAGCTTGACATGGTGATCAATATTGGAGCATTGAAGGATAAAGACTACGAATATGTCAAGAAGGATATAGAGGACGTTACTAAAGTAGCACATGAAAAGGGAGCAATAGTCAAAGTAATTATTGAGACATGCTATTTAACTGAGGAAGAAAAAGAGATTGCATGCAAACTTGCCGTGGAAGCTGGAGCTGATTTTGTTAAGACTTCAACCGGTTTTGGAACTGGTGGAGCTACTATTGAAGATGTAAAACTAATGCGCAAAATAGTTGGAGAAAAAGTAGGTGTCAAAGCAGCAGGGGGTATAAGAACTTACAAACAGGCCATAGAAATGATACGAGCAGGGGCGAATAGAATAGGTACTTCAAGTGGTGTAAAAATTGTCGAAGGGGCAAGAAATGAGTGA
- a CDS encoding ferritin family protein yields MKIKDLLKNIIHQENELYNLYKLGETFATYENPSLVDHFQWLASEELRHRHTIERFLEENALERTAVIDYLDVLSLEPYFQDTRAEPKTLENLVLEALIREKHSYELYKKLSEIVEGGLRDIFQMMSQEELRHGYRLKIIYEGLTK; encoded by the coding sequence ATGAAGATTAAGGATCTATTGAAAAATATAATTCATCAGGAAAATGAACTTTACAACTTGTACAAGCTTGGAGAAACTTTTGCAACCTATGAAAATCCCTCTTTAGTTGATCACTTCCAATGGCTTGCAAGCGAAGAATTAAGGCATAGACATACGATAGAGAGATTTCTCGAAGAGAATGCTCTAGAGAGAACGGCAGTCATAGATTATTTAGATGTATTAAGTCTAGAACCCTATTTCCAAGATACTCGAGCAGAGCCAAAGACTCTTGAAAATCTGGTTTTGGAAGCATTAATAAGGGAGAAACATAGTTATGAACTTTACAAGAAGCTTAGTGAGATAGTGGAAGGGGGTTTAAGAGATATATTTCAAATGATGAGCCAAGAAGAACTGAGACATGGTTATAGATTGAAAATTATATATGAAGGGTTGACCAAATAA
- a CDS encoding adenosylcobalamin-dependent ribonucleoside-diphosphate reductase — protein MVVEKVMKRDGRIVPFDESRIRWAIQRAMWEVGVRDDELLDRIVKDVINRINELYDGEVPHIENIQDIVELELMRNGLFEVAKAYILYRKKKAEIREEKRKILNKEKLDEIDKRFSINALRVLTSRYLIRNEEGKVIESPKELFERVATLAAIPDLLYDERVFSKEGGYTQDLKKVEYYLQNFEEFAGVYSIGRFRLNKYHFERMISLYKELAEKGKMKVSIDEFLGMLEHGEFEKYEEVVEEYFNLMVNQVFMPNTPALINSGRPLGMLSACFVVPIEDDMESIMKAAHDVAIIQKMGGGTGINFSKLRPEGDLVGTTTGAASGPVSFMHLIDAVSDVIKQGGVRRGANMGILEVWHPDIEKFIHAKEQNVGTNVLSNFNISVGLWRDFWEALKEGKKYPLINPRTGKKVKEIDPKSLFEELAYMAWAKADPGVVFFDVINKRNVLEPAKGEKIRATNPCGEEPLYDYESCNLASINLAKFVKYDDEGKPYFDWDEYAKVIMKVAKYLDNAIDVNKFPLPEIDYYTKLTRRIGVGMMGLADALFKLGIPYNSKEGYDFMRKATEYLTFYAYRYSVEAAKQRGPFPLYKLSKYPEGELPIEGYYHKEIWNLPWDDLVEEIKEYGVRNAMVTTCPPTGSVSMIADTSSGIEPIFALVYKKSVTVGEFYYVDPVFEAELKKRGLYTDELLQRISDNYGSVQGLEEIPEDMQRIFVTAMDIHWLDHLLAQASIQLWLTDSASKTINMPNDATVEDVKAAYLLAHALGCKGVTVYRDGSLSVQVYSVEGEKKKRAPVKPSEYAKRILKEIVESESWLKKFVNVEAIIDGTNGKGMPTFSLSNHKGTLNPTKSGVDERKIKELLGIAYCPVCYEHGGEVVELRMESGCATCPKCGWSKCVIS, from the coding sequence ATGGTAGTTGAAAAAGTGATGAAAAGAGATGGTAGAATAGTACCTTTCGATGAGAGCCGTATAAGATGGGCTATACAAAGGGCAATGTGGGAAGTTGGGGTAAGAGATGACGAACTCCTTGATAGAATTGTTAAGGATGTTATTAATAGAATTAATGAACTTTATGATGGAGAAGTTCCACATATTGAGAATATTCAAGATATAGTAGAACTTGAGTTAATGCGCAATGGTCTTTTTGAAGTTGCTAAGGCTTATATACTCTACAGAAAGAAAAAAGCTGAAATAAGAGAAGAGAAGAGAAAAATTCTTAACAAAGAAAAACTAGATGAAATAGACAAACGTTTTTCAATAAATGCCCTTAGAGTTTTGACTAGTAGGTATTTGATAAGAAATGAGGAAGGTAAAGTAATAGAAAGTCCAAAAGAGCTTTTTGAGAGAGTCGCAACTTTAGCTGCAATTCCTGATCTTCTCTATGATGAGAGAGTTTTTTCAAAGGAGGGTGGTTATACACAGGATCTAAAGAAAGTTGAGTATTACCTTCAAAACTTTGAGGAGTTTGCAGGAGTATACAGCATAGGGAGATTCAGGCTCAATAAGTATCACTTTGAAAGAATGATAAGCTTATACAAGGAACTTGCAGAGAAAGGTAAAATGAAAGTAAGCATTGATGAATTTTTGGGAATGCTGGAGCATGGAGAGTTTGAAAAGTATGAAGAAGTTGTTGAAGAGTACTTTAACTTAATGGTTAACCAAGTGTTTATGCCTAATACTCCTGCCCTCATAAACTCTGGCAGACCTCTGGGAATGCTATCTGCTTGTTTTGTTGTGCCCATAGAGGATGACATGGAGAGTATAATGAAAGCAGCCCATGATGTAGCAATAATACAAAAAATGGGTGGGGGAACTGGAATTAATTTTTCAAAACTAAGGCCAGAAGGAGATTTAGTTGGAACAACAACTGGCGCAGCATCAGGCCCTGTATCCTTTATGCACCTTATAGATGCGGTTAGTGATGTTATAAAGCAGGGGGGTGTTAGAAGAGGCGCGAACATGGGCATCTTAGAAGTCTGGCATCCAGATATCGAGAAGTTCATACATGCAAAAGAACAAAATGTTGGAACAAATGTATTGAGTAACTTTAACATTAGCGTTGGTTTGTGGAGAGACTTTTGGGAGGCCCTTAAGGAGGGCAAGAAATATCCTCTAATTAATCCTCGCACTGGAAAGAAAGTGAAAGAGATCGATCCCAAGAGTCTTTTTGAGGAATTGGCATATATGGCCTGGGCAAAGGCAGATCCGGGAGTTGTATTTTTTGATGTGATAAATAAAAGAAACGTTTTAGAGCCTGCAAAAGGAGAAAAAATCCGTGCAACCAACCCTTGTGGGGAAGAGCCTCTCTATGACTACGAATCATGTAATTTAGCCTCCATAAACCTTGCAAAATTTGTAAAGTACGATGATGAAGGAAAACCATACTTCGATTGGGACGAGTATGCTAAGGTTATAATGAAAGTGGCCAAGTATCTTGACAATGCTATAGACGTGAATAAATTCCCATTACCAGAGATAGACTATTACACCAAGCTCACAAGAAGAATAGGCGTTGGAATGATGGGTTTAGCTGATGCACTCTTTAAACTTGGCATTCCATACAACAGTAAGGAAGGGTATGACTTTATGCGTAAAGCTACGGAGTACCTAACTTTCTATGCTTATAGATACAGTGTGGAAGCAGCAAAACAAAGAGGCCCGTTTCCACTCTATAAACTGAGTAAATATCCCGAGGGTGAGTTACCAATTGAGGGATATTACCACAAGGAGATATGGAATCTCCCATGGGATGATCTCGTTGAAGAAATCAAAGAGTATGGCGTGAGAAATGCCATGGTGACTACATGTCCACCAACTGGCAGTGTTAGCATGATAGCAGATACATCTAGTGGAATTGAACCAATATTTGCTTTGGTTTACAAGAAGAGTGTAACAGTTGGAGAATTTTACTATGTAGATCCAGTCTTTGAGGCAGAACTTAAAAAGCGGGGACTTTATACTGATGAACTATTACAGAGGATAAGTGATAATTATGGAAGTGTGCAAGGGCTTGAAGAAATTCCAGAGGATATGCAGAGGATATTTGTAACAGCCATGGATATTCATTGGCTTGATCATCTCCTTGCTCAGGCTAGTATTCAGCTCTGGCTTACTGATAGTGCAAGTAAAACAATAAACATGCCAAATGACGCGACTGTTGAAGACGTTAAGGCTGCTTACCTCTTGGCCCACGCACTAGGGTGTAAAGGAGTTACAGTATATAGAGATGGAAGTTTAAGTGTTCAGGTTTATAGCGTAGAGGGAGAAAAGAAGAAAAGAGCCCCAGTAAAACCAAGTGAGTATGCAAAGAGGATACTCAAAGAAATTGTTGAAAGTGAATCTTGGCTCAAGAAGTTCGTAAATGTTGAAGCGATAATTGATGGTACAAATGGGAAGGGCATGCCCACTTTTTCCCTAAGCAATCACAAAGGAACCTTAAATCCTACAAAAAGTGGGGTTGATGAGAGGAAAATAAAAGAACTCCTTGGAATAGCTTATTGTCCTGTCTGCTATGAGCATGGAGGGGAAGTTGTAGAACTTAGGATGGAAAGTGGATGCGCCACTTGTCCTAAATGTGGCTGGAGTAAATGTGTTATCTCTTAG
- a CDS encoding ECF transporter S component, which translates to MAIEAVAPYAKWIIIAVAVLYFAYLFILKKRVFEVAVGVALSGVMAALVAVVTMAIQVPTPLTSGYINIGDTMVMLVAVLFGPTIGAFAGGFGSAMADIITGYAHWAPFTLVIKGVEGFVIGYITSKKDDFTAILLATILGGGLMVLGYFFVEVYVYGWGGAIAEIPGNTLQAVTGIVVGGGLGHVIKRRIKDVLVSLQI; encoded by the coding sequence ATGGCGATTGAGGCAGTAGCCCCATATGCCAAATGGATTATAATTGCTGTGGCAGTGCTTTATTTTGCTTACTTGTTCATACTTAAGAAAAGAGTATTTGAGGTTGCAGTCGGAGTGGCCCTTTCCGGAGTAATGGCGGCTCTTGTTGCAGTGGTTACAATGGCAATTCAGGTGCCTACTCCTTTGACCAGTGGATACATCAACATTGGAGATACCATGGTAATGTTGGTAGCCGTTCTTTTTGGTCCTACCATAGGAGCCTTTGCCGGTGGTTTTGGATCGGCAATGGCAGACATTATAACTGGCTATGCTCATTGGGCACCGTTTACTTTGGTAATAAAAGGTGTAGAAGGATTCGTTATAGGATATATTACCTCCAAGAAAGATGATTTCACTGCAATACTCCTTGCAACGATCCTTGGTGGAGGTTTAATGGTTCTTGGCTACTTTTTTGTAGAAGTCTACGTTTATGGATGGGGTGGAGCCATAGCAGAGATTCCTGGAAATACTCTCCAAGCAGTCACTGGTATTGTGGTTGGCGGTGGCTTGGGACATGTTATAAAAAGAAGAATAAAGGATGTATTGGTCTCTCTCCAAATTTAG
- a CDS encoding phosphoribosyltransferase: MDKVYLTWWQVDRAIFSLADVLRDYKPDVIIGIARGGLIPAVRLSHILGEVELKVIDVKFYKGIDERAERPTITIPIHGDIEGKKVIIVDDVSDTGKTLQVVIEEVKKRGAKDIKVACLAMKPWTSVVPDFYVFRTDKWIVFPWEEFPVVARE; encoded by the coding sequence ATGGATAAAGTTTATCTCACATGGTGGCAGGTTGATAGAGCTATATTCTCACTGGCTGATGTTCTACGGGATTACAAACCAGATGTTATTATAGGAATAGCGAGAGGTGGATTGATCCCTGCAGTAAGACTTAGCCATATCCTAGGGGAAGTGGAGCTTAAAGTAATTGACGTAAAATTCTATAAGGGGATTGATGAAAGAGCTGAGAGGCCCACAATAACAATCCCCATTCATGGGGACATAGAAGGGAAAAAAGTAATAATAGTAGATGATGTTAGTGATACAGGAAAAACGCTCCAGGTAGTCATTGAGGAGGTTAAAAAGAGGGGGGCAAAGGACATTAAGGTAGCGTGTTTGGCCATGAAGCCATGGACTTCAGTTGTACCGGACTTTTATGTGTTTAGGACAGATAAATGGATTGTGTTCCCCTGGGAGGAATTCCCGGTGGTGGCTAGGGAATGA
- a CDS encoding radical SAM protein, whose protein sequence is MIHVKKLKVYIPGISFPSLSLTGNYCALNCAHCGKHYLESMKKVEKSNLVEYCKNLEKEGYKGCLLSGGMDSRLKVPLDIYTDEIKQIKKETKLKLNAHVGFIDESDLEWLRYVDVVSLDFVGEDDVIKRVYKIKKRVEDYLRIIELLTSNGIKVAPHITVGLDFGKIWWEYKAIELLAHYPVDVLVLDVLIPTRGTEMENTTPPSVSKSLEVVKYARDTFNGELSIGCMRPLGKWRLEFDKGAILIGVDRITNPPRKIIEWAKKIRDIEIIYECCVL, encoded by the coding sequence GTGATTCATGTGAAAAAGCTTAAAGTTTATATTCCTGGAATCTCCTTTCCCTCTCTTTCACTTACGGGAAATTACTGCGCACTAAACTGTGCTCATTGTGGAAAGCACTATCTTGAGAGTATGAAAAAAGTTGAAAAATCAAACCTTGTAGAGTACTGTAAGAACTTAGAAAAAGAAGGATACAAAGGGTGTCTCTTAAGTGGGGGAATGGATTCAAGACTAAAAGTACCTTTAGACATATACACCGATGAGATAAAACAAATAAAAAAAGAAACAAAGCTCAAGCTCAATGCCCATGTGGGGTTCATCGATGAAAGTGACTTAGAGTGGTTAAGATACGTTGATGTGGTTTCTCTAGACTTTGTTGGTGAAGATGATGTCATCAAAAGAGTGTACAAAATCAAGAAACGAGTTGAAGATTATCTTAGAATAATTGAGCTATTGACATCAAATGGAATTAAAGTTGCCCCTCATATAACAGTGGGTCTTGATTTTGGGAAAATTTGGTGGGAGTATAAAGCCATTGAATTACTTGCCCACTATCCGGTTGATGTTCTTGTTCTTGATGTTCTAATACCTACTAGGGGTACTGAAATGGAAAACACAACCCCTCCATCTGTGAGCAAATCCTTAGAGGTTGTTAAATATGCACGGGACACGTTCAATGGAGAGCTAAGCATTGGATGCATGAGACCCCTTGGGAAATGGCGTTTAGAATTCGACAAGGGAGCCATATTAATAGGGGTTGACCGAATAACAAATCCACCAAGAAAAATTATTGAATGGGCAAAGAAAATAAGGGATATTGAAATTATCTACGAATGTTGTGTCCTGTGA
- a CDS encoding cation diffusion facilitator family transporter — METIYKPLIVSIVGNIVLGIVKIIVGVLYSSLALISDGIHSLSDVVTSIIGYLGVKIASKPADQSHPFGHSRFESLFAFFMGVLLFLVAYEIGRDALGRIIERYAIEVNALMIGITIVSIISKEMMTQYSLRVGKKLGNQIVIADAYHHRSDALSSVVVLVGLFLQKFGISYGDSLAGIIVAFFIAKVAFDIVVKNINHLTGVSPPEDIYRRIEEKVMSVKGVKGMHDLRAHYVGPRLHVEVHIEVPPELTLKEAHDISEEVKKRIEEVEEVETAFIHIDIKGVTE, encoded by the coding sequence ATGGAAACCATTTACAAGCCCCTAATAGTGAGTATTGTAGGAAATATTGTTCTGGGTATTGTGAAGATTATTGTGGGTGTCCTTTATTCAAGTTTGGCTTTGATATCAGATGGGATTCATTCTCTCTCAGATGTGGTGACTAGTATTATAGGATATCTTGGAGTTAAAATTGCTTCAAAACCGGCAGATCAGAGCCATCCGTTTGGGCATTCGAGATTTGAGTCTCTTTTTGCATTTTTCATGGGCGTGTTGCTATTCTTAGTGGCCTATGAGATAGGGAGAGACGCTTTGGGGAGAATTATTGAAAGATACGCAATTGAGGTAAATGCTCTTATGATTGGGATTACAATAGTTTCCATAATTTCCAAAGAAATGATGACTCAGTACTCTCTGAGGGTTGGAAAAAAACTTGGGAATCAGATAGTTATTGCTGATGCATATCACCACCGAAGCGATGCTCTAAGTAGTGTAGTTGTTTTAGTTGGTCTTTTCCTTCAAAAGTTTGGGATTTCTTATGGGGATTCTCTAGCAGGCATTATCGTAGCATTTTTTATTGCAAAAGTTGCCTTTGATATAGTTGTCAAAAATATAAATCACTTGACTGGAGTCTCTCCGCCAGAAGATATTTACAGGAGGATAGAAGAGAAAGTGATGAGTGTTAAGGGAGTTAAAGGGATGCATGATTTAAGAGCACATTATGTAGGTCCGAGATTGCACGTGGAGGTACATATAGAAGTACCGCCAGAACTCACTCTTAAAGAAGCTCACGATATAAGTGAAGAAGTTAAAAAAAGGATTGAAGAAGTAGAAGAAGTTGAGACTGCCTTTATTCATATAGATATTAAAGGTGTAACGGAGTAG
- a CDS encoding calcium/sodium antiporter: MAIGYIVTFGLFVLGLAMLIKGSDLFVEAATRVAKGFGVSEFLIALVLASIATTLPEVTTSAIAAYRGFSDIALGNAIGSALANIGLILGVSSLIMPLNVDKIAWKNSLFMIVVTLYAWFLMRDLLISRVEGFSLILIYVGFLYYLYKKHITFEEAKEGKGNPKKEIAILFASGLIVVIGARLVVDSAVKIATALGVPKVVIGLTLVSIGTSLPEFANSLTATLKKIPNISVGNVVGANILDILMVIGIAALIRPIKVDHTIYTFSAPLTLLVMGILAISLRLNNRVGRKTSVVLLVLYAYFIYALYF, encoded by the coding sequence ATGGCGATAGGCTACATCGTAACTTTTGGTCTCTTTGTCCTAGGTTTGGCAATGTTGATCAAGGGAAGTGATTTATTTGTAGAAGCTGCAACAAGAGTGGCCAAAGGATTTGGAGTTAGCGAGTTTTTAATAGCCTTAGTGTTGGCTAGTATTGCCACAACGCTTCCAGAGGTTACAACCTCTGCAATAGCGGCTTATAGGGGTTTTAGTGATATAGCACTTGGAAATGCCATTGGAAGTGCGTTGGCAAATATTGGTCTGATTTTAGGTGTCTCATCCCTTATAATGCCACTTAATGTGGATAAAATAGCGTGGAAAAACTCTCTTTTTATGATTGTTGTTACTCTCTATGCATGGTTTTTGATGAGAGATCTATTGATTTCAAGAGTTGAAGGGTTTTCTTTGATCTTGATCTATGTTGGATTTCTCTATTACCTCTATAAAAAGCATATAACTTTCGAAGAAGCCAAAGAAGGGAAAGGGAATCCCAAAAAAGAGATTGCAATCTTGTTTGCGAGTGGGTTAATCGTAGTTATTGGGGCCAGACTTGTGGTAGACAGCGCTGTCAAGATTGCCACGGCTTTGGGAGTTCCAAAGGTTGTCATTGGATTGACACTGGTCTCTATAGGAACTTCCCTTCCAGAATTCGCAAATTCATTAACTGCTACGTTAAAGAAAATCCCCAATATAAGTGTTGGAAATGTCGTTGGAGCAAACATATTAGACATCCTAATGGTAATTGGTATTGCAGCATTAATCAGGCCTATAAAGGTAGATCACACGATTTATACTTTTAGTGCTCCATTAACGTTGCTTGTAATGGGAATACTCGCTATTTCTCTAAGGCTTAACAACAGGGTAGGACGAAAAACAAGTGTCGTGCTTTTAGTTCTCTATGCATACTTTATTTATGCTCTCTATTTCTAG
- a CDS encoding acetyl ornithine aminotransferase family protein yields the protein MVKGPQVKEIPGAKAREIIEKHHKYMATTTNDPNEYFLVIERTEGNYWIDVDGNRILDFSSGIGVLNAGLRNPKVVEALKEQLDKLIHGAGTDYYNPYQVALAEKLDSIAPGDFEKKTFLSNSGTEANEAAIKIAKWSTQRKLFIAFIGAFHGRTHGTMSLTASKPVHRSRMFPTMPGVEHVPYPNPYRNPWHIDGYEEPDELVNRVLEYIEDYLFAHYVPPEEVAGIIFEPIQGEGGYVVPPKNFFKELKKLAEKHGILLMDDEVQMGMGRTGKMFAIEHFGVAPDTISLAKALGGGVPIGATIFRKDLDFGISGVHSNTYGGNALACVAALTVIDELENGLLENAQKLEPLFKERLQEMYDKYEIIGDVRGLGLAWAIEFVKDRKSKEYASNERNQVVVEALKRGLATLGCGKSALRLIPPLTVDEEEAKIGLDILEEAIKAVVG from the coding sequence ATGGTGAAGGGACCTCAGGTTAAAGAAATTCCGGGAGCAAAAGCTAGGGAAATAATAGAGAAGCACCACAAGTACATGGCCACAACGACAAACGATCCAAATGAGTATTTCCTTGTTATAGAGAGGACCGAGGGGAACTACTGGATTGATGTGGATGGGAACAGGATTCTTGATTTCTCTTCTGGAATAGGTGTTCTTAACGCGGGTCTTAGAAACCCAAAGGTTGTTGAGGCTCTAAAGGAACAACTCGATAAGTTGATTCATGGGGCTGGAACTGACTACTATAATCCTTATCAAGTTGCATTGGCTGAAAAACTTGATAGCATTGCCCCAGGAGATTTTGAAAAGAAGACATTTCTCTCAAATAGTGGAACCGAGGCTAATGAGGCGGCTATAAAAATCGCAAAGTGGTCTACCCAAAGAAAACTCTTCATAGCATTTATCGGCGCGTTTCATGGAAGAACACATGGTACAATGAGTCTAACTGCAAGTAAACCTGTTCACAGGTCAAGAATGTTCCCAACAATGCCTGGTGTTGAACATGTACCATATCCAAACCCTTACAGAAACCCCTGGCATATTGATGGTTATGAGGAGCCAGATGAGCTTGTTAATAGAGTTCTTGAATACATAGAAGACTACCTCTTTGCTCATTATGTACCTCCTGAAGAGGTCGCTGGAATAATATTTGAGCCAATTCAAGGAGAAGGGGGTTATGTAGTACCACCAAAGAATTTCTTCAAGGAACTCAAGAAGCTTGCTGAGAAGCATGGGATACTGCTCATGGATGACGAAGTTCAGATGGGAATGGGAAGAACAGGTAAAATGTTTGCAATAGAACACTTTGGAGTAGCTCCAGACACTATAAGCCTTGCAAAGGCTCTTGGTGGGGGAGTTCCAATTGGTGCAACCATCTTCAGAAAAGATCTAGACTTTGGAATTTCGGGAGTTCACAGCAACACTTATGGAGGAAATGCCCTTGCATGTGTGGCTGCTTTGACAGTTATTGACGAGCTTGAAAATGGGCTACTCGAGAATGCTCAAAAACTTGAACCACTATTTAAAGAGAGACTTCAAGAAATGTATGATAAATACGAGATTATTGGTGATGTTAGGGGTCTTGGTCTTGCATGGGCCATTGAATTCGTAAAAGACAGAAAGAGCAAAGAGTACGCAAGTAACGAAAGAAACCAAGTTGTAGTTGAAGCCCTCAAGAGGGGCCTTGCAACACTTGGTTGCGGAAAGAGTGCCTTAAGGTTGATCCCACCACTTACAGTTGATGAAGAAGAGGCCAAGATTGGTTTGGACATTCTCGAAGAGGCCATTAAGGCTGTTGTTGGCTGA
- a CDS encoding family 4B encapsulin nanocompartment shell protein has product MSELLRLLTTVIREIEEDGFQPKIALIGPKFAEKGMKELKDLNLKVYIVEELNCDAIIGDPRFIGHLRKASRRVSLEPLMEEKEFWEEMEEIQKL; this is encoded by the coding sequence ATGAGTGAACTTTTAAGACTTTTAACAACTGTTATAAGAGAAATAGAAGAGGATGGTTTTCAGCCAAAAATCGCATTAATAGGCCCTAAATTCGCAGAAAAAGGCATGAAAGAGCTGAAAGATCTCAATCTAAAGGTATACATTGTGGAAGAATTAAACTGTGATGCAATAATCGGGGACCCACGGTTTATAGGACATCTCCGAAAAGCCTCAAGACGGGTGTCACTAGAACCATTAATGGAAGAAAAAGAGTTCTGGGAAGAAATGGAAGAAATACAAAAGCTCTAA